From a single Sinorhizobium sp. RAC02 genomic region:
- a CDS encoding formimidoylglutamate deiminase gives MGVIHARQGLLTGGWASNVRIRIESGRIAEVETGVAAAPGDERHDTIVAGMPNLHSHAFQRGMAGLAETRGPGNDSFWSWRNVMYRFALSMTPDDVEAVAAQLYVEMLEAGFTRVGEFHYLHHDKDGRHYGDVAEMAARIASAASETGIALTLLPVFYAHAGFGGTAPGEGQRRFINDRDSYAALLERCRALTAALPEGITGVAPHSLRAVTPDELSAVVAMAGDKPIHIHIAEQVKEVEDSIAWSGRRPVEWLLDNQKVDGRWCFIHATHMTDAETRGMAEAGAIAGLCPITEANLGDGTFPAEFFSAGGQFGVGSDSNVLIGLPDELRQLEYSERLAHRARNVLAAPGGSTGRALFDGAVAGGAAALGVEAGLAAGRAADFVSVKTRHGLDLAGDMLLDGWIFANGAEVDCVWVNGRKQVEGGRHVAREAIGQRFTRTMQALAEA, from the coding sequence CGGGCGTTGCCGCCGCACCCGGCGATGAGCGCCACGACACGATCGTCGCCGGCATGCCGAACCTACACAGCCACGCCTTCCAGCGCGGCATGGCGGGCCTGGCCGAAACCCGCGGGCCGGGGAACGACAGCTTCTGGAGCTGGCGCAACGTCATGTATCGCTTCGCGCTTTCCATGACGCCGGACGATGTCGAGGCCGTCGCCGCCCAGCTCTATGTCGAAATGCTGGAGGCCGGCTTTACCCGCGTCGGCGAATTCCACTACCTGCACCACGACAAGGACGGCAGGCACTACGGCGACGTCGCGGAAATGGCGGCGCGCATCGCGTCGGCTGCCTCCGAGACCGGCATCGCGCTCACCTTGCTGCCCGTCTTCTATGCTCATGCGGGCTTTGGCGGCACCGCGCCGGGCGAGGGGCAGCGCCGCTTCATCAACGATCGGGATTCCTACGCGGCCCTCTTGGAGCGCTGCCGCGCGCTCACCGCCGCCCTGCCTGAAGGCATCACCGGTGTCGCCCCGCACAGCCTGCGTGCCGTTACGCCGGACGAACTTTCCGCCGTCGTCGCCATGGCTGGCGACAAGCCGATCCACATCCACATCGCCGAACAGGTGAAGGAGGTCGAGGACAGCATCGCCTGGTCCGGTCGCCGCCCGGTGGAGTGGCTGCTCGATAATCAAAAGGTGGATGGCCGCTGGTGCTTCATCCATGCAACGCACATGACGGACGCCGAGACGCGCGGCATGGCCGAAGCCGGTGCCATTGCCGGTCTTTGCCCGATCACCGAAGCCAATCTCGGGGACGGCACGTTCCCGGCGGAGTTCTTCTCTGCCGGTGGCCAATTCGGTGTCGGTTCGGATTCCAACGTGCTCATCGGCCTGCCGGACGAGTTGCGCCAGCTCGAATATTCTGAGCGGCTCGCCCATCGCGCCCGCAATGTGCTGGCCGCACCCGGTGGTTCCACTGGCCGGGCGCTGTTCGACGGCGCGGTTGCCGGCGGGGCGGCAGCACTCGGCGTCGAAGCCGGACTTGCTGCGGGACGCGCCGCGGACTTCGTCAGCGTCAAGACCCGTCACGGCCTCGACCTTGCCGGCGACATGCTGCTCGACGGCTGGATCTTTGCCAACGGTGCCGAGGTCGATTGCGTCTGGGTCAACGGCCGCAAGCAGGTCGAGGGCGGGCGTCACGTGGCGCGCGAGGCGATCGGCCAGCGCTTCACCCGAACGATGCAGGCCCTTGCCGAAGCCTGA